From the genome of Actinacidiphila yeochonensis CN732, one region includes:
- a CDS encoding zinc-binding dehydrogenase, translating to MRAAVMYGAGDVRIEDRPDPKIQQPTDAVVRVVLSCVCGSDLWPYASMPATDTGRPMGHEFVGVVEEAGSDVSGVKAGDLVVAPFTYCDNTCDFCRRGLHSSCRHGGRYGFDGVDGGQGEAVRVPHADGTLVTLPVGVDSALLPSLLALSDVMGTGHHGAVTAGVGHGDSVLVIGDGAVGLCAVIAARRLGAERIILMGRHTARTDLGRGFGATDVVAERGDEGIARVRDLTGGAGVDKVIEAVGARQALDAAFGTVVDGGTISRLGVPQYEEGPIGPSMIMRNITLTGGVSPARAYIEELLPDVLDGTIQPGRVFDQRFTLDQTPDAYQAMADRRVLKALITL from the coding sequence ATGCGTGCAGCGGTGATGTACGGCGCCGGCGACGTCCGCATAGAGGACCGTCCCGACCCGAAGATCCAGCAGCCCACCGACGCCGTCGTCCGGGTCGTGCTGTCGTGCGTGTGCGGCAGCGACCTGTGGCCGTACGCGTCGATGCCCGCCACCGACACCGGTCGGCCCATGGGGCACGAGTTCGTCGGCGTGGTCGAGGAGGCCGGTTCCGACGTCTCCGGCGTCAAGGCCGGCGACCTGGTCGTCGCTCCGTTCACGTACTGCGACAACACCTGCGACTTCTGCCGCAGGGGCCTGCACTCCTCATGCCGGCACGGCGGCCGGTACGGGTTCGACGGCGTGGACGGCGGCCAGGGCGAGGCGGTGCGCGTTCCGCACGCCGACGGCACGCTGGTCACGCTGCCCGTCGGCGTGGACTCGGCGCTGCTGCCCTCCCTGCTGGCCCTGTCCGACGTGATGGGCACCGGCCACCACGGCGCCGTCACCGCGGGTGTCGGCCACGGCGACTCCGTGCTGGTGATCGGGGACGGCGCGGTCGGCCTGTGCGCGGTCATCGCCGCCAGGCGCCTGGGCGCCGAAAGGATCATCCTGATGGGCCGCCACACCGCGCGTACCGACCTCGGCCGCGGGTTCGGCGCCACCGACGTCGTCGCCGAGCGCGGCGACGAGGGCATCGCCCGTGTCCGCGACCTGACCGGCGGAGCCGGCGTCGACAAGGTGATCGAGGCCGTCGGCGCCCGGCAGGCCCTCGACGCGGCGTTCGGCACCGTCGTGGACGGCGGCACCATCAGCCGCCTGGGCGTCCCGCAGTACGAGGAGGGCCCCATCGGCCCGTCGATGATCATGCGGAACATCACCCTCACCGGCGGCGTCTCCCCGGCCCGCGCCTACATCGAGGAGCTGCTGCCCGACGTCCTGGACGGCACGATCCAGCCCGGCCGGGTCTTCGACCAGCGCTTCACCCTCGACCAGACCCCGGACGCCTACCAGGCCATGGCCGACCGCCGCGTCCTCAAGGCCCTCATCACCCTCTGA
- a CDS encoding aldo/keto reductase produces the protein MQHVTLNNGVEMPILGFGVYQIPAEQTEQAVSQALAVGYRLLDTAAAYGNEEAVGRAVRASGIPREELFVTTKLWVQDAPAQENTRRAFETSLHKLGLDHVDLYLMHQPFGDVYGQWRAMEELNREGLARAIGVANFYPDRLLDLVFNNEIPPAVNQIETHPFFQRTAYQDLMRDHGVQHQSWGGFAEGKNGLFTHPVLSGIGEAHGRSVAQVVLRWLIQRGVVTIPKSVNPDRMAQNLDVFDFELTGGQMAEIAALETGTTQFFDHHDPEMVAWLSKRRLAG, from the coding sequence ATGCAGCACGTCACCCTGAACAACGGCGTCGAGATGCCGATCCTCGGCTTCGGCGTCTACCAGATCCCGGCCGAGCAGACCGAGCAGGCCGTCTCCCAAGCCCTCGCGGTCGGCTACCGCCTGCTCGACACGGCGGCGGCCTACGGCAACGAGGAGGCCGTCGGCCGGGCCGTCAGGGCCAGCGGCATCCCGCGCGAGGAGCTGTTCGTCACCACCAAGCTGTGGGTCCAGGACGCGCCCGCGCAGGAGAACACCCGGCGCGCCTTCGAGACCTCGCTGCACAAGCTGGGCCTGGACCACGTCGACCTGTACCTGATGCACCAGCCCTTCGGCGACGTGTACGGCCAGTGGCGGGCCATGGAGGAGCTGAACCGCGAGGGCCTGGCCAGGGCGATCGGCGTCGCCAACTTCTACCCCGACCGGCTCCTGGACCTGGTCTTCAACAACGAGATCCCGCCGGCGGTCAACCAGATCGAGACCCACCCGTTCTTCCAGCGCACCGCCTACCAGGACCTCATGCGCGACCACGGGGTCCAGCACCAGTCCTGGGGCGGCTTCGCGGAGGGCAAGAACGGCCTGTTCACCCACCCCGTCCTGAGCGGGATCGGCGAGGCGCACGGCAGGTCCGTCGCGCAGGTCGTGCTGCGCTGGCTGATCCAGCGCGGCGTCGTCACCATCCCGAAGTCGGTCAACCCCGACCGGATGGCGCAGAACCTCGACGTCTTCGACTTCGAGCTCACCGGCGGCCAGATGGCCGAGATCGCGGCCCTGGAGACCGGCACGACGCAGTTCTTCGACCACCACGACCCCGAGATGGTCGCCTGGCTCAGCAAGCGCCGCCTGGCCGGCTGA
- a CDS encoding alcohol dehydrogenase catalytic domain-containing protein, with product MRATLMYGPGDVRVENVPDARIVAPTDAVVRVTLACVCGSDLHPYHSMDPSGEGAPMGHEFLGVVEETGSEVRGLKRGDFVVSPFAYSDNTCPICRDGFHTACPRGGWYGAGGVGGAQAEAVRVPQADGTLVKLPDDVDPALLPSLLTLSDVYLTGYHAAHMGRVGPGRTVTVIGDGAVGLSAVLAARRMGAGTPDAEGRGRIILMGRHKVRTDLGLEWGATDVVAERGAEGVAKVMELTGGEGSHVVLEAVGLMPAYEQAYGIVRPGGVISRVGVPQYEEAPVGFGSLFGKNAGLTGGPAPVRAYIEQAIPDVLEGRIDPGKVFDAEVGLDQVADAYRLMDTRANLKVLVRP from the coding sequence ATGCGAGCAACCCTCATGTACGGCCCCGGCGACGTCCGGGTGGAGAACGTGCCCGACGCGCGGATCGTGGCGCCGACGGACGCGGTCGTCAGGGTCACCCTGGCCTGCGTCTGCGGCTCCGACCTGCACCCTTACCACTCCATGGACCCGTCCGGCGAAGGCGCGCCGATGGGCCACGAGTTCCTCGGGGTCGTCGAGGAGACCGGCTCGGAGGTGCGCGGCCTCAAGCGCGGCGACTTCGTCGTCTCGCCGTTCGCGTACTCCGACAACACCTGCCCGATCTGCCGCGACGGCTTCCACACGGCGTGCCCGCGCGGCGGCTGGTACGGGGCCGGCGGCGTGGGCGGCGCGCAGGCCGAGGCGGTCCGGGTCCCGCAGGCCGACGGCACGCTGGTGAAGCTCCCCGACGACGTGGACCCGGCCCTGCTGCCGTCCCTGCTCACCCTGAGCGACGTCTACCTCACCGGCTACCACGCCGCGCACATGGGCCGCGTCGGGCCCGGCAGGACCGTCACCGTGATCGGCGACGGCGCGGTGGGCCTGTCCGCGGTGCTGGCCGCCAGGCGGATGGGCGCCGGAACGCCCGACGCCGAAGGGCGGGGCAGGATCATCCTCATGGGCCGCCACAAGGTCCGCACGGACCTGGGCCTGGAGTGGGGCGCCACCGACGTGGTCGCCGAGCGCGGCGCGGAGGGCGTCGCCAAGGTCATGGAGCTGACCGGCGGCGAGGGCTCCCACGTGGTGCTGGAGGCCGTCGGGCTGATGCCCGCCTACGAGCAGGCGTACGGCATCGTGCGCCCCGGCGGGGTCATCTCCCGGGTCGGCGTGCCGCAGTACGAGGAGGCCCCGGTCGGCTTCGGATCGCTGTTCGGGAAGAACGCGGGCCTCACCGGCGGCCCGGCACCGGTGCGCGCCTACATCGAGCAGGCGATCCCGGACGTCCTGGAGGGCCGCATCGACCCCGGCAAGGTCTTCGACGCCGAGGTCGGCCTGGACCAGGTCGCCGACGCCTACCGGCTGATGGACACCCGCGCCAACCTCAAGGTGCTGGTGCGGCCGTGA
- a CDS encoding carboxymuconolactone decarboxylase family protein, giving the protein MTVTAREPDDDAIAAHGRLFPGGLSTLAATDPELVGYFDGFAFGEVPRHTAGLPERTRLMAQLAATAAVGAVAGHRALLGAALTLGVTPVEAKEIVYQAVPYAGMARVLDVLHATNDVLAERGVDLPLPGQSTTTPATRAADGLAVQRRIVGEERVAAMHADAPADLRHIQELLSANCFGDHYTRTGIDVPTRELLTLAMLAALGGADAQVRGHVAANLRVGNDRSTLIAVLTALLPFIGYPRTLNALAAVDDIAPAPSAGEEA; this is encoded by the coding sequence GTGACCGTGACCGCGCGCGAGCCCGACGACGACGCCATCGCCGCGCACGGGCGGCTGTTCCCCGGCGGCCTCTCCACCCTGGCGGCCACCGACCCGGAGCTGGTCGGGTACTTCGACGGCTTCGCCTTCGGCGAGGTCCCGCGCCACACCGCCGGACTGCCCGAACGCACCCGCCTGATGGCACAGCTCGCGGCGACGGCAGCCGTCGGCGCGGTCGCCGGGCACCGGGCGCTGCTCGGCGCCGCGCTCACCCTCGGCGTGACCCCGGTGGAGGCCAAGGAGATCGTGTACCAGGCCGTGCCGTACGCCGGCATGGCCCGCGTCCTCGACGTCCTGCACGCCACCAACGACGTGCTGGCCGAGCGGGGCGTGGACCTGCCGCTGCCGGGCCAGTCCACCACCACCCCGGCCACCCGCGCCGCGGACGGCCTGGCCGTGCAGCGGCGGATCGTCGGCGAGGAGCGGGTGGCGGCGATGCACGCCGACGCCCCCGCGGACCTGCGGCACATCCAGGAGCTGCTCAGCGCCAACTGCTTCGGCGACCACTACACCCGCACCGGCATCGACGTCCCCACCCGCGAGCTGCTCACCCTCGCGATGCTCGCCGCGCTCGGCGGCGCGGACGCCCAGGTCCGCGGGCACGTGGCCGCCAACCTGCGCGTCGGCAACGACCGGAGCACCCTGATCGCCGTCCTCACCGCGCTGCTCCCGTTCATCGGCTACCCCCGCACCCTCAACGCCCTGGCCGCCGTCGACGACATCGCCCCGGCCCCCTCCGCGGGGGAGGAAGCATGA
- a CDS encoding aldo/keto reductase, with amino-acid sequence MKHIKLGGLEVARIGLGAMGMSHGYTGAGTDDAESVRTVHRALELGVTFIDTAEVYGPFTNEELIGRALKGRRDQVVLATKFGLISHTGREGGADSSPASVRAAVEGSLKRLGTDHIDLYYQHRVDPGTPIEETVGALAELVTQGKIRHIGLSEAGPDTIRRAHAVHPVTAVQSEYSLFTRDPEARVLPVLRELNIGFVPFSPLGRGFLTGTIRSTDQFAATDFRADNPRFTDENFQHNLRLADEVAAVAAGVGATPAQVALAWLLAQGDDIAPIPGTRRVARVEENAAADAVRLTDEQLAQLTSLPPAAGDTHNEAQMRMMER; translated from the coding sequence GTGAAGCACATCAAGCTGGGTGGCCTTGAGGTCGCCCGTATCGGGCTGGGCGCGATGGGCATGTCCCACGGCTACACCGGCGCCGGCACCGACGACGCGGAGTCCGTCCGCACCGTGCACCGCGCCCTGGAGCTGGGCGTCACCTTCATCGACACCGCCGAGGTCTACGGCCCGTTCACCAACGAGGAGCTGATCGGCCGCGCGCTCAAGGGCCGCCGGGACCAGGTCGTGCTCGCCACGAAGTTCGGCCTGATCTCCCACACCGGCCGGGAGGGCGGTGCCGACAGCAGCCCGGCCAGCGTCCGCGCCGCCGTCGAGGGCTCCCTCAAGCGCCTGGGCACCGACCACATCGACCTGTACTACCAGCACCGCGTCGACCCCGGCACGCCCATCGAGGAGACCGTCGGAGCCCTGGCCGAGCTGGTCACCCAGGGCAAGATCCGCCACATCGGCCTGTCCGAGGCCGGGCCCGACACCATCCGCCGCGCCCACGCCGTCCACCCGGTCACCGCCGTCCAGTCGGAGTACTCGCTGTTCACCCGGGACCCCGAGGCCCGGGTGCTGCCGGTGCTGCGCGAACTCAACATCGGCTTCGTCCCCTTCTCGCCCCTGGGACGCGGCTTCCTGACCGGCACGATCCGCTCCACCGACCAGTTCGCCGCCACCGACTTCCGCGCCGACAACCCGCGGTTCACCGACGAGAACTTCCAGCACAACCTGCGCCTGGCCGACGAGGTCGCCGCCGTCGCCGCCGGGGTCGGCGCCACCCCGGCCCAGGTCGCGCTGGCGTGGCTGCTGGCCCAGGGCGACGACATCGCCCCCATCCCCGGCACCCGGCGGGTGGCCCGCGTCGAGGAGAACGCCGCGGCCGACGCCGTCCGGCTCACCGACGAGCAGCTCGCCCAGCTCACCAGCCTCCCCCCGGCCGCCGGCGACACCCACAACGAGGCCCAGATGCGCATGATGGAGCGCTGA
- a CDS encoding (R)-mandelonitrile lyase, producing the protein MEFVSPKPTGKGPQEWFNGDVWFDVIQAGQEPSRLRANMVRFAPGARTAWHHHAVGQTLHVVAGTALVGTRDGVVFEAHPGETVSCPPGEEHWHGATGDRFMQHLALWDGTAPDDDRPETTWLEHVTDEQYDAPRTRGR; encoded by the coding sequence GTGGAGTTCGTCAGCCCCAAGCCGACCGGCAAGGGCCCGCAGGAGTGGTTCAACGGTGACGTCTGGTTCGACGTCATCCAGGCCGGCCAGGAGCCCTCCCGGCTGCGCGCCAACATGGTGCGCTTCGCACCCGGCGCCCGCACCGCCTGGCACCACCACGCCGTCGGCCAGACCCTGCACGTCGTGGCGGGCACCGCCCTGGTCGGCACCCGCGACGGGGTCGTCTTCGAGGCCCACCCGGGCGAGACCGTCAGCTGCCCGCCGGGCGAGGAGCACTGGCACGGCGCCACCGGGGACCGCTTCATGCAGCACCTCGCCCTGTGGGACGGCACCGCGCCCGACGACGACCGCCCCGAGACCACCTGGCTGGAGCACGTCACCGACGAGCAGTACGACGCCCCCCGCACGCGGGGCCGCTGA